CTCCACCAGATCGCCCATACACTCCCCGAAGGCTCCGGCGTTCATGCGCACCGCTCCTCCCACCGTGGCCGGGATCCCGACCAGGAACTCGGCTCCGCCGTAACCCTTCCTCAACCCGTAGGCGATGAGGGCAGCCACCGGGGTGCCGCAGAGGACCTCCACCCGTCCCGGAGAAAGCTCCCTGAGCCCCCTGAGTGTCCTGAGATTCACCACCACCCCGGGGAATCCCTCGTCCGGGAAAAGCACCTTGCTGCCCCCGGAAAGGAAAAAGCAGGGCACCTCCCTTCGCCGGAGGTACCCGCACAGCCTCTCGAGTTCGGCCCCGGTACGGGGGAAGGCCATGAGGGCCGCCTCGCCCCCGGTGCGCACGGTGGTGTGCCGCCTAAGGGGTTCGGCCTCGCGCAACGGAAGCCCCAGCGCGGAGAGATCCCGCTTGAGTCCCGAAAACCTCATGCCGCCTCCGAAAGCCACCGGTCCTTTAGAAGGCT
The window above is part of the Thermosulfurimonas sp. F29 genome. Proteins encoded here:
- the murB gene encoding UDP-N-acetylmuramate dehydrogenase — its product is MRFSGLKRDLSALGLPLREAEPLRRHTTVRTGGEAALMAFPRTGAELERLCGYLRRREVPCFFLSGGSKVLFPDEGFPGVVVNLRTLRGLRELSPGRVEVLCGTPVAALIAYGLRKGYGGAEFLVGIPATVGGAVRMNAGAFGECMGDLVEEILILKEEGFVRWAASPGTFGYRSFRGPEGVILSAVVRLRPLGREGVRRRIERFLAARRSGQPFGVPSFGCAFRNPGEGPPAGWLIERVGLKGRSRGGAVVSPRHANFIVNTGRAASRDILDLMEEARERVHQRFGILLEPEVRIVGRA